A genomic segment from Polyangium mundeleinium encodes:
- a CDS encoding ImmA/IrrE family metallo-endopeptidase, with protein sequence MGPELADLKAEEVLRERCIASLPIDPMAIARDIGIDVVEKPTGGGVSGMLIRSGDAFAIAYAAHVPSEGFQRFSVAHELGHYFLSGHIDHVLRERSFHESRAGYVSRDRYEAEADKFAAGLLMPRSLFVRELAAAGEGLEAIEDLARKCKTSLTATAIRFAEYVDEPVAIVVSNPNDESIQYCFMSKRFQEFNVTWLRKGELVPRGTLTARFNGDPGQVLHAERDEDTVELRTWFATGPDLRLVEQVIGLGTYGKSLTVLTFEEVFDEEEVEREESLIDSWTPTFSRSRRR encoded by the coding sequence ATGGGTCCTGAACTCGCCGATCTCAAGGCGGAGGAGGTTCTTCGAGAACGTTGCATCGCCTCGCTGCCGATCGATCCGATGGCCATCGCTCGTGACATCGGCATCGACGTGGTCGAGAAGCCCACCGGTGGCGGCGTGTCTGGCATGCTGATTCGGAGCGGTGATGCGTTTGCCATCGCATACGCCGCGCACGTGCCCAGCGAGGGGTTCCAGCGTTTCAGCGTCGCACATGAGCTCGGGCACTACTTCCTCAGTGGCCACATCGATCATGTCCTCAGAGAGCGGAGCTTTCACGAATCGCGTGCCGGCTACGTGTCGCGTGATCGGTACGAGGCCGAAGCAGACAAATTCGCTGCGGGGTTACTCATGCCGCGCAGCCTCTTCGTCCGTGAGCTTGCCGCCGCAGGCGAGGGCCTCGAGGCGATCGAGGACTTGGCACGTAAATGCAAGACGTCCCTGACGGCGACAGCGATCCGATTCGCCGAATACGTTGACGAGCCCGTCGCGATTGTCGTGTCGAATCCGAACGACGAGTCCATTCAATACTGCTTCATGTCGAAGCGATTCCAGGAATTCAACGTGACGTGGCTCCGGAAGGGCGAACTCGTCCCGAGGGGCACCCTCACGGCTCGCTTCAATGGCGATCCAGGGCAGGTTCTCCATGCGGAGCGGGACGAAGACACTGTCGAACTGCGCACTTGGTTCGCCACTGGCCCCGATCTGCGCCTTGTCGAGCAGGTCATTGGTCTCGGCACGTATGGCAAGAGCCTCACCGTACTCACCTTCGAGGAGGTCTTCGACGAGGAAGAGGTCGAGCGCGAAGAAAGTCTCATTGACAGTTGGACCCCGACGTTCTCGCGATCGAGGCGGCGCTAA
- a CDS encoding helix-turn-helix domain-containing protein, with product MSQSRAPSEVFPERLRRARELRQLSQADLASRARLQPSAVSHFETGTRKPSFDNLRRLADALQVSTDYLLGRTDAIGGAPTADILYRDIERLSATDRDFATDMVAKLAARNKKGEGDGS from the coding sequence ATGAGCCAGTCAAGGGCCCCTTCCGAAGTTTTCCCGGAACGCCTCCGACGCGCCCGGGAACTGCGCCAGCTCAGCCAGGCCGACCTGGCCTCGCGGGCCCGCCTGCAGCCGTCTGCGGTCTCGCACTTCGAAACCGGCACCCGGAAGCCGTCCTTCGACAACCTTCGGCGTCTGGCCGATGCACTCCAGGTCTCGACCGACTACCTGCTCGGGCGTACAGATGCCATAGGTGGGGCGCCGACAGCCGACATCCTGTACCGGGACATCGAGCGCCTGTCCGCGACCGACCGTGACTTCGCGACGGACATGGTCGCCAAATTGGCGGCACGGAATAAGAAAGGAGAGGGGGATGGGTCCTGA
- a CDS encoding DUF3892 domain-containing protein: MADRQVTKTGKDRSGDITSLCNPGTAWSPRLKADAIRDIESGLHTYYVVWPGNVRTEVGVVMGPNGKYLRTDRDATVKNNLADLPDC; encoded by the coding sequence ATGGCAGATCGCCAAGTTACGAAGACGGGCAAGGATCGCTCCGGGGACATCACGAGCCTGTGTAACCCGGGCACCGCGTGGTCGCCGAGGCTGAAGGCGGACGCGATCCGCGACATCGAGTCCGGACTCCACACCTACTACGTGGTCTGGCCGGGCAACGTGCGCACCGAGGTGGGGGTCGTCATGGGCCCGAACGGCAAGTACCTCCGGACCGACCGTGACGCGACGGTCAAGAACAACCTCGCAGATCTCCCGGATTGCTGA
- a CDS encoding DUF2188 domain-containing protein: protein MPSKNDVHTVPNPKGGWSNKVNGVAVSNHETKQVAQDAGRDIARRNGSEHYIHNKDGTISERNSYGNDPRSSKG, encoded by the coding sequence ATGCCCAGCAAGAACGACGTGCACACGGTCCCGAACCCGAAGGGCGGCTGGTCCAACAAGGTGAACGGTGTCGCGGTGAGCAACCACGAGACCAAGCAGGTCGCCCAGGATGCCGGACGGGATATCGCGCGGAGGAACGGCTCCGAGCACTACATCCACAACAAGGATGGGACGATCTCCGAGAGGAACAGCTACGGGAACGATCCCCGTAGCTCGAAAGGGTGA
- a CDS encoding type I restriction endonuclease subunit R: MTTDTSEKGLERLIVRAMTGRTGLLEPPHVATDTAVPVAGGTGWILGDPAHYDREFAVDLVQLQGFLRATQPTLVEPLSLDTDGPTRRKFLARLQGEITNHGVIHVLRHGVKHGPLHIDLFYGTPSPGNTAAADRHAQNRFSVTPQLRYSRDETRRALDLVLFINGLPIATFELKNSLTKQTVADAIEQYKRDRPPSEKLFAFGRCAVHFAVDDHEVQFCTHLKGKDSWFLPFNQGWNDGAGNPPNPDGLKTDYLWKRILTPSGLTDILENYAQIVELSGKSSGKKKFAQIWPRYHQLDVVRKLLADAAKRGAGKRYLIQHSAGSGKSNSIAWLAHQLIGLRKDGVVVFDSIIIVTDRKVLDQQIRDTIKQFAQVGATIGHAEHSGDLRKFISEGKKIIISTVQKFPFILKEIGDEQRGRRFAIIIDEAHSSQGGKTSAALSMALSEAGATDDDETVEDAINRLMESRKLLPNASYFAFTATPKNKTLEIFGEPYDAGGGKAKHRPFHTYTMKQAIQERFILDVLEHYTPVASYYKLIKRVDDDPEFDAKRAMKKLRRYVESHEHAIRRKAEIMVDHFHSQVLAQKKIGGEARAMVVCDGIDRAIQYFLAMRTYLEERKSPYRAIVAFSGEHEVGGKNETEASLNGFPSSQIAAKIVEDPYRFLVCADKFQTGYDEPLLHTMYVDKALSDIKAVQTLSRLNRAHPQKHDVFVLDFMNDVATIQAAFADYYRTTILAEETDPNKLHDLKAELDAYQVYAPTQVDELVALYLDGADRDRLDPILDACVAVYKDQLDEDGQVDFKGKAKAFNRTYGFLASILPYSNAAWEKLSIFLNFLVPKLPAPKEEDLSKGILETIDMDSYRAEKRATMKIDLPDTDAEIAPVPTTGGGRKLEPEIDRLSNIIKSFNDHWGNTQWDNRDRIERLLGHDIPAKVASDAAYQNAQKNSDKQNARIEHDKALARVMTAVLKDDTELFKLFVDNPDFKRWLSDTIFAATYQAA; the protein is encoded by the coding sequence ATGACCACGGATACCAGCGAGAAGGGCCTCGAGCGCCTCATCGTCCGCGCCATGACCGGACGCACGGGCCTGCTCGAACCACCCCACGTGGCCACCGACACCGCCGTGCCGGTGGCAGGCGGCACTGGCTGGATCCTTGGCGACCCGGCCCATTACGACCGCGAGTTCGCCGTCGACCTCGTCCAGCTCCAGGGCTTCCTCCGCGCCACACAGCCCACCCTCGTCGAGCCTCTCTCCCTCGACACCGACGGTCCCACCCGCCGCAAGTTCCTCGCCCGCCTCCAAGGCGAGATCACCAATCACGGCGTGATCCACGTGCTCCGCCACGGCGTGAAGCACGGCCCGCTGCACATCGACCTCTTCTACGGCACGCCCTCGCCCGGCAACACGGCTGCCGCTGACCGCCACGCCCAAAACCGCTTCAGCGTCACGCCGCAGCTCCGCTACAGCCGCGACGAGACCCGGCGCGCCCTCGATCTCGTCCTCTTCATCAACGGCCTGCCGATCGCCACGTTCGAGCTCAAGAACAGCCTCACGAAGCAGACCGTCGCCGACGCCATCGAGCAGTACAAGCGCGACCGCCCCCCGTCCGAGAAGCTCTTCGCCTTCGGCCGCTGCGCCGTGCACTTCGCCGTGGACGACCACGAAGTGCAGTTCTGCACGCACCTGAAGGGCAAGGACTCCTGGTTCCTGCCCTTCAACCAGGGCTGGAACGACGGCGCCGGCAACCCGCCAAACCCCGACGGGCTCAAGACCGATTACCTCTGGAAGCGCATCCTTACGCCTTCCGGGCTGACCGATATCCTCGAAAACTACGCCCAGATCGTGGAACTTTCAGGCAAGAGCTCGGGCAAGAAGAAGTTCGCCCAGATCTGGCCTCGGTATCACCAGCTCGACGTCGTGCGAAAGCTCCTCGCGGATGCAGCGAAGCGAGGCGCCGGCAAGCGTTATCTGATCCAGCACTCTGCAGGTAGCGGCAAATCCAATTCGATTGCCTGGCTGGCGCACCAGCTCATCGGGCTACGCAAAGACGGCGTGGTCGTTTTCGACTCGATCATCATCGTCACCGACCGCAAGGTCCTCGACCAGCAGATCCGGGACACGATCAAGCAGTTCGCGCAGGTCGGCGCGACCATCGGCCACGCCGAGCACTCGGGGGACCTTCGCAAGTTCATCAGCGAGGGGAAGAAGATCATCATCTCCACGGTGCAGAAGTTCCCGTTCATCCTGAAGGAAATCGGGGACGAGCAACGGGGACGCCGGTTCGCGATTATCATCGACGAGGCGCATTCGAGCCAGGGAGGCAAGACCTCGGCGGCGCTCTCCATGGCGCTCTCGGAGGCCGGCGCCACGGACGACGACGAGACCGTCGAGGACGCGATCAACCGTCTGATGGAGTCGCGCAAGCTGCTCCCGAACGCGAGCTACTTCGCCTTCACCGCGACGCCCAAGAACAAGACGCTCGAGATCTTCGGGGAGCCGTACGATGCGGGGGGCGGCAAGGCGAAGCATCGGCCCTTCCATACCTACACGATGAAGCAGGCCATCCAGGAGCGATTCATCCTGGATGTGCTCGAGCATTACACGCCCGTTGCGAGCTATTACAAGCTCATCAAGCGCGTCGACGACGACCCCGAGTTCGACGCGAAGCGCGCGATGAAGAAGCTGCGCAGGTACGTCGAGAGCCACGAGCACGCGATCCGGCGCAAGGCCGAGATCATGGTCGATCACTTCCACTCCCAGGTGCTCGCGCAGAAGAAGATCGGCGGGGAGGCGCGCGCGATGGTCGTGTGCGACGGCATCGATCGGGCCATCCAGTACTTCCTCGCGATGCGGACGTACCTCGAAGAGCGCAAGAGCCCGTACCGCGCCATCGTGGCGTTTTCCGGGGAGCACGAGGTGGGCGGGAAAAACGAGACGGAAGCGTCCTTGAACGGATTCCCGTCGAGCCAAATCGCGGCGAAGATCGTCGAGGATCCGTACCGCTTCCTCGTCTGCGCCGACAAGTTCCAGACCGGCTACGACGAACCGCTCCTGCATACGATGTACGTCGACAAGGCGCTCTCCGACATCAAAGCCGTGCAGACGCTCTCGCGGCTGAACCGGGCGCACCCGCAGAAACACGACGTCTTCGTCCTCGACTTCATGAACGACGTCGCCACGATCCAGGCGGCATTCGCGGACTACTACCGCACGACGATCCTCGCCGAGGAGACCGATCCGAACAAGCTGCACGACCTGAAGGCCGAGCTCGACGCGTACCAGGTCTACGCGCCCACGCAGGTCGACGAGCTCGTCGCGCTCTACCTCGACGGGGCGGATCGGGACCGGCTCGACCCGATCCTGGATGCCTGCGTCGCCGTGTACAAGGACCAGCTCGACGAGGACGGGCAGGTGGACTTCAAGGGCAAGGCGAAAGCCTTCAACCGTACGTACGGGTTCCTCGCCTCGATCCTCCCCTACTCGAACGCAGCGTGGGAGAAGCTGTCCATCTTCCTGAACTTCCTCGTGCCCAAGCTACCCGCGCCGAAGGAGGAGGACCTGTCGAAGGGGATCCTCGAGACGATCGACATGGATAGCTACCGTGCCGAGAAGCGGGCGACGATGAAGATCGACCTGCCGGACACGGACGCCGAGATCGCGCCCGTTCCGACGACGGGCGGGGGGCGGAAGCTCGAGCCGGAGATCGACAGGCTTTCGAACATCATCAAGAGCTTCAACGACCACTGGGGGAACACCCAATGGGACAACCGGGATCGCATCGAGCGACTGCTCGGACATGACATCCCTGCGAAGGTAGCGTCGGACGCCGCCTACCAGAACGCGCAGAAGAACTCGGATAAGCAGAACGCGCGCATCGAGCACGACAAGGCGCTCGCGCGCGTGATGACGGCCGTCCTCAAGGACGACACCGAGCTGTTCAAGCTCTTCGTAGACAACCCGGACTTCAAGAGGTGGTTGTCGGATACGATCTTTGCTGCGACGTATCAGGCGGCGTAG
- a CDS encoding restriction endonuclease subunit S — protein sequence MLEELKPYATYKNSGVPWAERVPDHWAVVRGKVLFSESCLPVRELDEIVTCFRDGQVTLRRNRRAGGFMIALKEVGYQGVRKGQLVIHAMDAFAGAVGVSDSDGKCTPEYIVCNPRNEDYVPGYFASSLRIAAQSKFIEVTCPAVRERAPRLRYPDFGTMLFPVPTVAEQRAIVHFIEYMSRRVRRYVASKKKLVTLLNEQRQAIVHRAVTRGIVPNVQLKPTGIEWLGDVPAHWHVKRLKSLVTEAVAGPYGATLTKAMYTREGYRVYGQQQVIPDDFTVGDYYISSEKYAEMERYRVMPHDVLVSVMGTVGRVAVVPESAEPGIINPRLVRYRPDFDQVSARYLQLAMQSPPSQAQLTEGAKGTTMEGLNMQILGNLAILVPPLQEQNAILNMVRTETQLLLRGISCTEREIALLREYRTRLIADVVTGKLDVREAAARLPDEHEEPEPLATDALDDGDESPNDADPEEADA from the coding sequence GTGTTAGAAGAGCTCAAGCCCTACGCGACCTACAAAAATTCCGGCGTCCCGTGGGCAGAACGAGTGCCGGACCATTGGGCGGTCGTACGCGGTAAGGTTCTCTTCTCCGAGTCTTGTCTCCCTGTACGCGAACTCGATGAAATCGTGACGTGTTTCCGAGACGGTCAGGTCACGCTTCGACGAAACCGGCGGGCCGGCGGTTTCATGATCGCGTTGAAGGAAGTTGGATATCAAGGTGTCCGCAAAGGACAACTGGTTATCCATGCGATGGACGCGTTCGCGGGGGCTGTCGGTGTGTCGGACAGCGATGGCAAGTGCACACCGGAGTATATCGTATGCAACCCCAGGAACGAGGACTATGTGCCTGGGTACTTCGCGTCGAGCTTGAGAATAGCTGCTCAATCTAAATTCATCGAGGTCACCTGCCCGGCTGTTAGAGAGCGTGCCCCGCGCCTGAGATATCCTGACTTCGGGACAATGCTGTTCCCGGTGCCGACGGTCGCAGAGCAGCGCGCGATCGTGCATTTCATTGAATACATGAGCCGCCGTGTTCGCCGCTATGTCGCCTCTAAGAAAAAGCTGGTTACACTTCTGAACGAACAGAGGCAGGCCATCGTCCACCGAGCCGTGACGCGCGGGATTGTTCCCAATGTGCAGCTTAAGCCCACGGGAATTGAGTGGCTGGGGGACGTGCCGGCCCATTGGCATGTCAAACGGTTGAAGTCTCTGGTGACGGAAGCAGTGGCTGGTCCATATGGCGCAACCTTGACTAAGGCGATGTACACCCGCGAAGGATATCGCGTCTATGGCCAGCAGCAGGTCATCCCCGACGATTTTACAGTAGGTGACTACTACATCTCTTCAGAAAAGTACGCTGAGATGGAGCGGTACCGCGTAATGCCTCACGATGTCTTGGTGAGCGTCATGGGCACCGTCGGGCGCGTCGCTGTCGTTCCTGAATCTGCTGAACCAGGAATCATCAATCCACGCCTCGTGCGGTACCGACCAGACTTTGACCAAGTCAGCGCGCGGTATCTGCAGCTTGCCATGCAGTCTCCTCCATCGCAGGCACAGCTCACCGAAGGCGCAAAAGGCACGACAATGGAGGGACTGAACATGCAGATTCTGGGGAATCTCGCGATTCTCGTGCCACCGCTCCAAGAGCAAAATGCAATCTTGAATATGGTTCGCACGGAAACCCAGCTACTTCTGCGCGGCATCTCCTGCACGGAACGCGAAATTGCTCTCCTACGCGAGTATCGCACCCGCCTGATCGCCGACGTCGTCACCGGCAAGCTCGACGTCCGCGAGGCTGCCGCTCGTCTACCCGACGAGCACGAAGAGCCCGAACCGCTCGCCACCGATGCTCTCGACGATGGAGACGAGTCCCCCAACGATGCCGACCCCGAGGAGGCCGACGCATGA
- a CDS encoding N-6 DNA methylase, giving the protein MLPLTPARKRTALDALPVARLRELVTALGVDTPDRRSKDGLLHALEEPFLGVLVQLKRDELKAMCEALGLDTSGKVKDEIIQRILGEDALPAVDVVPAKPEPAPRPAAKPTMKTAATTNDATLHWIANFIWGIADDVLRDLYVRGKYRDVILPMTVLRRLDTLLEPTKAAVLDMKAKLDKAGIVHQDEALRQEAGQAFYNTSQFTLRDLKARASQQQLKADFDAYLNGFSPNVQDILEKFEFRNQIPRLSKADALGTLIEKFLSPDINLSPNPVLNGDGSVKQPGLDNHAMGTIFEELVRRFNEDNNEEAGEHWTPRDAVKLMANLIFLPIADQIESAPYLLYDGACGTGGMLTVGEETLKELAEKRGKQVTTHLYGQEINAETYAIAKADLLLKGEGDAADNLVGGPEHSTLSNDAFPSREFDFMLSNPPYGKSWKNDLERMGGKDGVKDPRFVIQHGGDPEYSLLTRSSDGQLLFLVNMLSKMKSKTKLGSRIAEVHNGSALFTGDAGQGESNIRRWILENDWLEAIVALPLNMFYNTGIATYIWVLTNRKPAHRVGKVQLIDATQWFKPLRKNLGKKNCELSEDDIQRICDTFLAFKETEQSKIFPKEAFGYWKVTVERPLRLRGIDPGRMYSPKELKALRDSAEQDETAPAVLKRVHKAGKVEANPLHGLFPATIDGKKCIVEYEPDSDLRDTEQVPLLEHGGIEAFLRREVLPHAKDAWYDPASVKIGYEISFTRCFYKPQPLRSLEEIRRDILAVEKETEGLLHEIVGGSWSC; this is encoded by the coding sequence ATGCTCCCCCTCACCCCGGCCCGAAAGCGGACCGCCCTCGACGCCCTCCCGGTAGCCCGCCTCCGCGAGCTCGTCACCGCCCTCGGCGTCGACACCCCAGATCGTCGATCGAAGGACGGTCTCCTTCACGCCCTCGAAGAGCCGTTCCTCGGCGTCCTCGTCCAGCTCAAGCGCGACGAGCTCAAGGCGATGTGTGAGGCCCTCGGGCTCGACACCTCCGGCAAGGTCAAGGACGAGATCATCCAGCGCATCCTCGGCGAAGACGCACTCCCGGCCGTCGACGTCGTCCCCGCAAAGCCGGAACCTGCTCCCCGCCCTGCTGCCAAACCGACGATGAAGACCGCTGCCACCACAAACGATGCCACGCTCCACTGGATCGCCAATTTCATCTGGGGAATTGCCGACGACGTGCTGCGCGACCTCTACGTGCGCGGCAAGTACCGCGACGTCATCCTGCCGATGACCGTCTTGCGGCGCCTCGACACGCTGCTCGAGCCCACCAAGGCTGCGGTCCTCGACATGAAGGCCAAGCTCGACAAGGCCGGGATCGTCCACCAGGACGAGGCCCTCCGGCAAGAAGCAGGGCAGGCGTTCTACAACACCTCGCAGTTTACCCTTCGCGATCTCAAGGCCCGCGCGAGCCAGCAGCAGCTCAAAGCGGATTTCGACGCGTACCTCAACGGATTCTCGCCGAACGTGCAGGATATCCTGGAGAAGTTCGAGTTCCGCAACCAGATCCCGCGCCTTTCCAAGGCCGACGCGCTCGGCACACTCATCGAGAAGTTTCTCTCGCCTGATATCAACCTTAGCCCCAATCCCGTGCTGAATGGCGACGGCTCGGTAAAACAGCCGGGTCTCGACAACCACGCGATGGGCACGATCTTCGAGGAACTCGTCCGTCGTTTCAACGAGGACAACAACGAAGAGGCGGGCGAGCACTGGACCCCGCGCGACGCCGTGAAGCTCATGGCGAACCTGATCTTCCTGCCGATCGCCGACCAGATCGAATCGGCACCGTATCTCCTTTACGACGGAGCCTGCGGCACGGGCGGGATGTTGACGGTCGGCGAGGAGACGCTGAAGGAGCTCGCCGAGAAGCGTGGCAAGCAGGTCACGACGCATCTGTACGGCCAGGAAATCAACGCGGAGACCTACGCGATCGCGAAGGCCGACCTTCTCCTCAAGGGCGAGGGCGACGCGGCGGACAACCTCGTCGGCGGGCCCGAGCATTCGACGCTCTCGAACGACGCTTTCCCCTCGCGGGAGTTCGACTTCATGCTCTCCAACCCGCCCTACGGGAAGAGCTGGAAGAACGATCTCGAGCGAATGGGCGGCAAGGACGGTGTGAAGGATCCGAGGTTCGTGATCCAGCACGGCGGCGATCCGGAGTACTCGCTGCTCACGCGTTCGAGCGACGGGCAGCTCCTCTTCCTCGTCAACATGCTCTCGAAGATGAAGAGCAAGACGAAGCTCGGGAGCCGCATCGCCGAGGTCCACAATGGCAGCGCGCTCTTCACCGGGGATGCGGGGCAGGGCGAGAGCAACATCCGCCGCTGGATCCTCGAGAACGACTGGCTCGAGGCCATCGTCGCGTTGCCGCTGAACATGTTCTACAACACGGGGATCGCGACGTACATCTGGGTGCTCACGAATCGCAAGCCCGCGCATCGGGTGGGCAAGGTGCAGCTCATCGACGCGACGCAGTGGTTCAAGCCGCTGCGCAAGAACCTCGGCAAGAAGAATTGCGAGCTATCGGAGGACGACATCCAGCGGATCTGCGACACTTTCCTCGCGTTCAAGGAGACCGAGCAATCGAAGATTTTCCCCAAGGAAGCCTTCGGATACTGGAAGGTAACCGTGGAACGACCCTTGCGGCTTCGAGGAATCGACCCAGGGCGCATGTATAGTCCGAAGGAGCTCAAAGCCTTGCGCGACAGCGCCGAGCAGGACGAGACTGCTCCGGCCGTGCTCAAGAGGGTCCACAAGGCAGGCAAGGTCGAAGCCAACCCGCTGCACGGGTTGTTTCCTGCGACGATCGACGGGAAGAAGTGCATCGTCGAGTACGAGCCTGACAGCGATCTGCGCGATACGGAGCAGGTGCCGCTGCTCGAGCATGGCGGCATCGAGGCGTTCCTGCGCCGGGAGGTGCTTCCGCATGCGAAAGATGCCTGGTATGACCCGGCGAGCGTGAAAATTGGGTACGAGATCAGCTTCACGCGGTGCTTCTACAAACCGCAGCCGCTTCGCTCACTGGAGGAAATTCGAAGGGACATCCTGGCGGTCGAGAAGGAAACCGAGGGGCTGTTACACGAGATCGTCGGGGGAAGCTGGTCGTGTTAG